The proteins below are encoded in one region of Telopea speciosissima isolate NSW1024214 ecotype Mountain lineage chromosome 10, Tspe_v1, whole genome shotgun sequence:
- the LOC122642084 gene encoding uncharacterized protein LOC122642084 — protein MGVVIIDGSTVQAFVDNEPVFNRSVNEQFAALDVNGDGVLSRSELRKACESFRLIETHYGIDTVTPPEQLTQLYNSIFDKFDCDHNGTVDLEEFRSEIKKIMLAIADGLGFSPIQMAIEDDDQNLLKKAADLEASKISHA, from the coding sequence ATGGGAGTAGTGATAATAGACGGATCAACGGTCCAAGCGTTCGTTGACAACGAACCGGTCTTCAACCGGAGCGTTAACGAGCAATTCGCCGCTCTGGACGTCAACGGAGACGGAGTCCTCTCCCGATCCGAGCTTCGCAAAGCCTGCGAATCCTTCCGTCTGATAGAGACTCACTATGGCATAGACACCGTCACCCCACCGGAGCAGCTCACTCAGCTTTACAACTCCATCTTCGACAAGTTCGATTGCGACCATAACGGAACCGTCGATCTCGAAGAATTTCGTTCGGAGATTAAGAAGATCATGCTCGCCATAGCCGATGGCCTCGGTTTCTCGCCCATTCAGATGGCTATTGAAGACGATGATCAAAACCTTCTCAAAAAAGCTGCTGACCTCGAGGCTTCTAAGATCTCTCATGCCtag
- the LOC122643973 gene encoding uncharacterized protein LOC122643973: protein MASLYVPTSFLRPSPFHHSHRLLLQSHHHHNYRGDFISPLSLSTSFPSFRSFCAPQSIDTPAYSNEGTISVINFEDFAEKDWSFLESDDVNSNEQRDHKAKRIISAGDIEENSRVLVSIGAEDFIDHLVDWSPCQLLLVVHDSLFTLAGIKEKYDKIKCWQGELIYVPEKWTPFDVVFLYCLPALPFELDQIFKALAARCSSGARLVISYSQGREAVEKQKQNHSDVIVHDLPDKVTLEKVAVDHSFEITEFIDEPGFYLSVLKFCKTGA from the exons ATGGCTTCTCTATATGTGCCCACTTCCTTCCTCCGTCCATCACCTTTCCATCACTCTCATCGTCTTCTATTACAatcacatcatcatcataattaTAGAGGTGATTTTATCTCTCCTCTTTCATTGTCAACTTCATTTCCTTCATTTCGTTCATTTTGTGCTCCTCAGTCCATTGATACTCCAGCctactcaaatgagggaacaatttctgTCATCAACTTCGAAGATTTTGCTGAGAAAGACTGGTCATTTCTTGAATCTGATGATGTAAATTCAAATGAACAACGTGACCACAAGGCGAAACGGATAATCTCTGCTGGGGACATTGAAGAGAATTCTCGGGTCTTGGTTTCAATTGGTGCTGAAGATTTCATTGACCACTTGGTTGATTGGTCTCCCTGCCAACTTCTGCTTGTTGTTCATGACTCGCTATTCACTTTAGCGGGGATCAAGGAGAAATATGATAAAATTAAGTGCTGGCAAGGGGAATTGATCTATGTGCCTGAGAAATGGACACCTTTTGATGTGGTATTCCTCTACTGCTTACCTGCTTTGCCCTTTGAACTTGATCAGATTTTCAAAGCATTGGCTGCTCGTTGTTCTTCAG GTGCAAGACTGGTCATTAGCTACTCCCAAGGGAGGGAGGCTGtggaaaaacaaaagcaaaatcaTTCTGATGTGATTGTCCATGACTTGCCTGATAAAGTTACTTTGGAGAAGGTTGCAGTCGATCATTCTTTTGAGATAACTGAATTTATTGACGAGCCTGGTTTTTATCTTTCTGTTTTGAAGTTTTGTAAGACAGGAGCCTGA
- the LOC122642083 gene encoding pentatricopeptide repeat-containing protein At2g36730-like isoform X1, which produces MISRLLPSLFQRSKTTTHLIQIRSLLLKTALDRDPLSISSFLLTACSISIEFAHSFLHDLTVIPPLFAWNVIIREYSKSPYPIEAVKLFSELRRLGIRSDNFTFPFVLKACGRCSMLREGETVHSLIFKAGFTVDKYVRNTLLRMYAACNEIGLSMRVFDEMTERDVVSWSSMIAGCVACNSSLKALRVFQQMKMANVEPNSVTLVSLLSVCTCLGNVSTGKSIHSHIVVNNIGLDVALGTALLEMYSKCGYIERALLVFRYMNEKNLQSWTVMITALADHGRGKDAIALFTQMEEIGLKLDSVSFSGILCACSHLGLVDEGRKYFDRMVSVYKIRPTMEHFGCMVDLYGRAGMVEEAYDIIKNMPMKPNTIILRSYIGSCRNHGQVLLDESFSKFLLEVEPDLGSNYVLAANVSAVTGHWDDVANLRVTMKEKGLKKVPGCSWVEVHGGIA; this is translated from the exons ATGATTTCCCGCCTTCTTCCATCGCTCTTCCAACGGTCAAAAACTACGACTCATCTCATTCAAATTCGTTCTCTGCTTCTAAAAACTGCTCTGGACCGTGAccctctctccatctcttcgtTCTTATTGACTGCTTGCTCCATTTCAATTGAATTCGCCCACTCGTTTCTTCATGATCTCACTGTTATCCCTCCGCTCTTCGCATGGAATGTAATTATTAGAGAATACTCGAAGAGTCCATACCCAATTGAAGCCGTGAAGCTTTTCTCGGAGCTTCGCAGGTTGGGAATCAGATCGGACAATTTCACGTTCCCTTTTGTTCTTAAAGCTTGTGGGCGTTGTTCCATGTTAAGGGAAGGCGAGACAGTGCATTCCCTGATCTTCAAGGCTGGATTCACTGTGGATAAGTATGTCAGGAATACCCTTCTCAGGATGTACGCTGCTTGCAATGAAATTGGTCTGTCAATGCGCGTGTTCGACGAAATGACTGAAAGAGATGTGGTTTCCTGGAGCTCTATGATTGCGGGATGCGTTGCTTG CAACTCTTCACTGAAGGCACTAAGGGTGTTCCAACAGATGAAAATGGCAAATGTGGAACCCAATTCGGTCACTTTGGTAAGCTTGCTCTCTGTTTGCACTTGTCTGGGGAATGTGAGCACGGGAAAATCTATTCACTCCCACATTGTTGTTAATAATATCGGATTGGATGTTGCCCTAGGAACTGCTCTTCTTGAGATGTATTCAAAATGTGGGTATATAGAGAGAGCGTTGCTTGTTTTTAGATACATGAATGAGAAGAATTTGCAGTCTTGGACAGTCATGATCACTGCTCTTGCTGACCATGGTCGAGGGAAAGATGCTATTGCCTTGTTCACCCAAATGGAAGAAATTGGCTTGAAGCTTGATAGTGTGTCATTTTCAGGCATCTTATGCGCTTGCAGTCACTTAGGTCTTGTTGATGAAGGACGAAAATATTTTGATAGAATGGTGAGTGTATATAAAATAAGGCCAACAATGGAGCACTTTGGATGCATGGTTGATTTGTATGGGCGAGCTGGGATGGTTGAAGAAGCTTATGATATTATCAAGAACATGCCAATGAAGCCCAACACAATTATCTTAAGGAGCTACATTGGTTCCTGTAGAAACCATGGTCAGGTTCTTCTGGATGAAAGCTTCAGCAAGTTTCTACTTGAAGTTGAGCCTGACCTCGGATCAAATTATGTACTTGCCGCAAATGTGTCTGCTGTGACTGGTCATTGGGATGATGTAGCCAACCTGAGAGTAACCATGAAGGAGAAGGGTTTGAAGAAAGTTCCAGGGTGCAGTTGGGTTGAAGTGCATGGTGGTATCGCATAA
- the LOC122642230 gene encoding DNA (cytosine-5)-methyltransferase CMT3-like: MPSKGKKRARSKGKTAPVPPTVDETNEGSLNSPIDLELSEDEKSVENQMAEEESSSPVAARSAKKAKKAKKAPSNVESRLYGKPVPEAEARERWSHRYKDVKNDDNIEEVLHVRCHYKQAEVDGCIYNLNDDAYVKGEEGGSDFIGRIIELFETEDRKPYFTAQWFFKAEDTVINDHAGLIDEKRVFYSEMRDDNPLDCIVSKLKIVQVAPDKSFGEMERTIPPCDFYYDTSYSLPYSTIANLSTENSRDSTESTISSETSLDGTAGESKSDADCTLLDLYSGCGAMSTGLCLGANLAGINLVTKWAVDLNKFACESLKLNHPETEVRNESAEDFLQLLKEWEKLCKKFSLCGKEKMLIIDEADDEDEDGSMVPKGEFEVGKLLAICFGDPNECKQKGLYFKVRWKGYGPSEDTWEGIEGLTKCQESIKNFVTKGFKSNILPLPGDVNVICGGPPCQGISGFNRFRNKDAPLKDTKNHQLVVFMDIVKFLKPKFVLMENVVDILKFAGGFLGKYAVGRLVAMNYQARLGMMAAGCYGLPQFRMRVFLWGARPTEKLPQYPLPTHEVVVRGNVPTNFEQNTVAYDEQNRSKLENALHLGDAISDLPAVTNDESRDEMPYGKAPKTDFQRHIRLSRTELMGISSTGQKSSSKSLLFDHRPLKLNKDDYQRVCRIPKKKGANFRDLPGVLVRPDNKVEWDTSVERVYLPSGKPLVPDYAMTFVRGSSSKPFGRLWWDEIVATVVTRAEPHNQVLLHPEQDRVLSVRENARLQGFPDFYKLCGPIKERYIQVGNAVAVPVARALGYALGLALQRNTDEQPLLILPPNFPNYIERVSSSIEIEDAHCSSKDE, encoded by the exons ATGCCGTCAAAAGGAAAGAAACGGGCTAGGTCGAAGGGTAAAACAGCTCCGGTGCCGCCCACTGTTGATGAAACTAACGAAGGTTCATTGAATAGTCCAATCGATTTGGAGCTGTCAGAAGACGAGAAGTCTGTAGAGAATCAAATGGCGGAGGAAGAATCGAGCTCTCCGGTGGCTGCTCGCTCtgcaaagaaagcaaagaaagcaaagaaagcTCCTTCAAATGTTGAGAGCCGCTTATACGGAAAACCAGTTCCAGAGGCGGAAGCTCGGGAACGTTGGTCTCACAGATACAAAGACGTAAAAAA TGACGACAATATAGAGGAGGTTTTGCATGTTCGGTGTCATTACAAGCAAGCAGAAGTAGATGGATGCATCTACAATCTTAACGATGATGCCTATGTGAAA GGCGAAGAAGGAGGCTCGGATTTCATTGGTAGAATTATTGAATTGTTTGAAACTGAAGATAGAAAGCCATATTTTACTGCACAATGGTTTTTCAAAGCTGAAGACACT GTCATCAATGATCATGCTGGTCTAATTGACGAGAAGCGGGTATTCTACTCTGAAATGAGGGATGACAACCCGCTGGACTGTATTGTTTCTAAACTAAAAATTGTACAAGTTGCACCAGAT AAATCTTTTGGAGAAATGGAGAGAACTATTCCACCCTGTGACTTTTACTATGATACGTCATACTCCTTGCCTTACTCAACAATTGCGAATCTATCCACAG AAAATTCAAGAGATAGTACTGAATCAACAATTTCTAGTGAGACCAGTTTGGATGGTACAGCAGGTGAAAGCAAGTCTGATGCTGATTGCACTTTACTAGATTTATATTCTGGTTGTGGTGCTATGTCGACTGGTTTATGCCTTGGTGCTAACTTGGCAGGCATAAACCTTGTTACT AAATGGGCTGTTGATCTTAATAAATTTGCTTGTGAAAGCCTGAAGTTGAACCACCCAGAAACTGAG GTGAGGAATGAATCAGCCGAAGACTTTCTACAATTGCTCAAGGAATGGGAAAAGCTATGCAAGAAATTCTCTTTgtgtggaaaagaaaaaatgctAATCATTGATGAAGCAGATGATGAAGACGAAGATGGATCTATGGTTCCCAAAGGAGAATTTGAAGTGGGAAAGTTGCTAGCCATTTGCTTTGGTGACCCAAATGAGTGCAAGCAAAAAGGACTTTATTTCAAG GTTCGTTGGAAGGGCTATGGGCCAAGTGAGGACACATGGGAGGGTATTGAAGGACTTAc CaaatgccaagaaagtattaaAAACTTTGTGACCAAGGGTTTCAAGTCTAACATCTTGCCGCTTCCT GGTGATGTCAATGTCATATGTGGAGGACCTCCATGCCAAGGCATTAGTGGGTTTAATCGTTTTAGAAACAAAGATGCCCCTTTAAAAGACACCAAAAACCATCAATTGGTTGTGTTCATGGACATTGTGAAATTTTTGAAGCCCAAGTTCGTTTTAATGGAAAATGTAGTTGATATTTTGAAGTTTGCTGGCGGTTTTCTTGGGAAATATGCTGTTGGCCGTCTTGTTGCAATGAATTATCAAGCAAGACTGGGAATGATGGCAGCTGGCTGTTATGGCCTTCCTCAGTTCCGCATGCGTGTATTCCTATGGGGTGCTCGTCCTACGGAG AAGCTGCCTCAATATCCATTGCCAACCCATGAAGTTGTTGTTAGGGGAAATGTCCCAACCAATTTTGAG CAAAATACTGTTGCATATGATGAGCAAAACCGGAGCAAACTGGAAAATGCACTGCATCTAGGGGATGCTATTTCTGACCTTCCTGCA GTAACTAATGATGAAAGTCGAGATGAAATGCCATATGGGAAGGCCCCTAAAACAGATTTCCAGCGCCATATAAGATTAAGTCGAACTG AGTTGATGGGTATTTCTAGTACTGGCCAAAAGTCATCAAGCAAGTCATTGCTATTTGATCATCGCCCTTTGAAATTGAATAAGGATGACTATCAACGTGTTTGCCGTATTCCAAAGAAAAAG GGTGCAAACTTCAGGGATCTTCCTGGTGTGTTGGTTCGTCCAGATAACAAAGTAGAGTGGGATACATCTGTTGAAAGGGTGTACCTACCTTCAGGGAAGCCTTTG GTACCTGATTATGCAATGACTTTTGTCAGAGGCTCGTCATCTAA GCCATTTGGTCGATTGTGGTGGGATGAAATTGTGGCAACAGTTGTGACAAGGGCAGAGCCACATAATCAG GTACTGTTGCACCCAGAGCAGGATAGAGTGCTATCAGTCCGTGAAAATGCACGACTGCAAGGGTTCCCAGATTTCTACAAGCTTTGTGGACCTATCAAAGAAAG ATATATTCAAGTAGGGAATGCTGTTGCTGTTCCAGTCGCCAGGGCACTAGGGTATGCATTGGGTTTGGCATTACAAAGGAACACAGATGAGCAGCCCTTACTGATCCTACCTCCAAATTTTCCTAACTACATTGAACGCGTATCATCATCAATTGAAATTGAGGATGCTCATTGTTCTAGCAAGGAtgaataa
- the LOC122642085 gene encoding uncharacterized protein LOC122642085 has protein sequence MKERSLTKSKRCQRGNFDSVGEEAMKASDISMKSSEGEVRSFSRTQKPPFRPAKDDTKPVLQDPILRSDPIETEEAVLRLPPFPIVGPKPQQHK, from the exons atgaaagaaagaagtcTGACAAAGAGCAAACGGTGTCAAAGAGGAAATTTCGATTCAGTAGGTGAAGAAGCAATGAAAGCTTCAGACATTTCGATGAAATCGAGCGAAGGTGAAGTCAGGAGTTTCAGTAGAACACAGAAGCCACCATTCAGACCAGCTAAAGATGATACAAAACCGGTTCTCCAAGATCCt ATACTGCGATCGGACCCAATTGAGACGGAGGAAGCGGTTCTGCGGCTGCCCCCTTTTCCGATCGTCGGACCAAAACCCCAACAAcacaaatga
- the LOC122642083 gene encoding pentatricopeptide repeat-containing protein At5g48910-like isoform X2, whose protein sequence is MRCLQLFTEGTKGVPTDENGKCGTQFGHFGTALLEMYSKCGYIERALLVFRYMNEKNLQSWTVMITALADHGRGKDAIALFTQMEEIGLKLDSVSFSGILCACSHLGLVDEGRKYFDRMVSVYKIRPTMEHFGCMVDLYGRAGMVEEAYDIIKNMPMKPNTIILRSYIGSCRNHGQVLLDESFSKFLLEVEPDLGSNYVLAANVSAVTGHWDDVANLRVTMKEKGLKKVPGCSWVEVHGGIA, encoded by the exons ATGCGTTGCTTG CAACTCTTCACTGAAGGCACTAAGGGTGTTCCAACAGATGAAAATGGCAAATGTGGAACCCAATTCGGTCACTTTG GAACTGCTCTTCTTGAGATGTATTCAAAATGTGGGTATATAGAGAGAGCGTTGCTTGTTTTTAGATACATGAATGAGAAGAATTTGCAGTCTTGGACAGTCATGATCACTGCTCTTGCTGACCATGGTCGAGGGAAAGATGCTATTGCCTTGTTCACCCAAATGGAAGAAATTGGCTTGAAGCTTGATAGTGTGTCATTTTCAGGCATCTTATGCGCTTGCAGTCACTTAGGTCTTGTTGATGAAGGACGAAAATATTTTGATAGAATGGTGAGTGTATATAAAATAAGGCCAACAATGGAGCACTTTGGATGCATGGTTGATTTGTATGGGCGAGCTGGGATGGTTGAAGAAGCTTATGATATTATCAAGAACATGCCAATGAAGCCCAACACAATTATCTTAAGGAGCTACATTGGTTCCTGTAGAAACCATGGTCAGGTTCTTCTGGATGAAAGCTTCAGCAAGTTTCTACTTGAAGTTGAGCCTGACCTCGGATCAAATTATGTACTTGCCGCAAATGTGTCTGCTGTGACTGGTCATTGGGATGATGTAGCCAACCTGAGAGTAACCATGAAGGAGAAGGGTTTGAAGAAAGTTCCAGGGTGCAGTTGGGTTGAAGTGCATGGTGGTATCGCATAA